The segment TTACAactagaataataaaatgaacaaaaacaTGTACTAAAATGTAGatcaaataatgattgatGATTTACCAGTAATTACCAGTAAAGTTAAcgcatcaataaaattatatttaatgtcaaataatattaaatgtcatgcaacaattgaaacacgtgtttattttataaatttacttaattgttaaaattataaatttctatttacctCAATTGAtcctttgatttatttattttcaaataaatgtatgaatttaatgatgaatttcAATTAGACAGTTTCGTACGTTTGACCGTTAATTTTGCTACTGTTATCCTTGATCATACAAGTCTGATATAAGGAttgatatttgaataatatatcaCAATGTATCACAATATATCAGGTTATCTCAATTCACTTgttatatctatatatgtttaatgtttatgtatatatttattattttttatatacctatataatttcatatacctatataatttcatatacctatataatttcatataccTTCATAATTTCATAActatataatttcatatattatataatttctgTAATTTAAGGATTAATTCTATCAAAAAATAAGCGTGATCACACAGCTATGTAGATGTCTACGTTACCAGCATGGTTTTGATGACGGTATTATAGACTGTACTCTtgagttttgttttttatgaacaattattaaaataatataattattgttaattgatattgttgatgaattatgaatgttcaataattattataaatatttaatgggaaatattattatttattacggAACACGGCCATTTTTCCTACTTGAAATTGACAAAAACTACtagagtcaaaaaaaaatatatccttCAAAATtcgaattatatatttgttgaattttatgttTAGAAGTTATAgttgattttaaaagtttcttttgtcatttttatttttctaataagtcattttattttctaaaaaatataatgaacatAGAAATGAATTATAAACACTAATATTGTTAGTAACTTTCTACTTATTGAtcattcttttaaataaaaaaattaaatatttatttataacattaatggaataatatttacgacaccctggtgaaaataatttggcggattatgtcataatatggcataatTTGCCATATAATGACAGAAAAATTATGGCATAATATggcataatatgacataatatggcataatatgacataatctgACATCTTCTGTCATTTTTGTTTCCCAGAATTTGTCGGAAAATGCCGGAATTTCTAAGGTTATTTGGACTTCCGACAAATtctgacaaaattttattggcggattatgtcatattatgacataatccgccattttttaatgttaatttatggCGTTTTATGTCATAATTAACCAACTTTTTATGGCATATTATGTTATAATCTGCCAACTTTACATGGCTTATTATGccataatatgacataatctgACATCTTCTGTCATTTTTGTTTCTCAGAATTTGTCGGAAAATGCCGGAATTTCTAAGGTTATTTGGACTTCTGACAAATTCTGACAAGATTATTTGGcagattatgtcatattatgtcatattatgtcatattatgacataatccgccattttttaatgtcaatttATGGCATTCTACGGCATATTATGTCATAATCTGCCAATTTTTTATGGCATATTATGccataatatgacataatccgcCAACTTTTTATAGCACTTTATGGCacattatgtcataatatggcataatCCGCCGCAACTTTTTATGGCAAtttatgtcatattatgtcATAACCTGCCAACTTTTTATGGCATATTATGCAATAATTTGACATACTTCGACATTTCGAAggattatgtcatattatgacataaaatCAGTTATTACCTAGAAAtcagtaaaacaaaaaaacaatatttttattctgtcttttatttcttttcgaTCTATTTATTATAACTGATACAAACTTGACCAAACATATTAAAtctatattttaatcatttaaagccaatgataaaatatcaaacaatccccttgtattttttttctgtgattccagggttttttttttttgttctatttatgtatgttttaaactttaaaaccATTTAAACTAAATATAGGAAGCTTGTAAGCTGTGGTATATTTTCAAGCTTACATAACTTTGAGAAAAAAGTAACCAAAAAACGTAAACAAAATGTTCATAATGAGGTCACAGTTTTGATATAAGTATTCATATTGTAATGTctcaacatgttttttttcattttcatatttttaaagaatatgAATTCCAATTTTTCTAATCCATTTTTTATACTAAAGTaaaccctggtagaaatatttctccgccgtTACTCCGGCTTTTTCCggctttctccggcattactccggctttctccggcattactccgtttttggcccatttccggagaaactactccggcatgaggctggtggcggagaaattactccggcatgaaattgatggcggagaaattattccggcatgaggttgatggcggagaaattactccggcatgagattagTGGTGggaaaattactccggcatgggATCGATGGTGgggaaattactccggcatgagattgatggcggataaatttttccggcatgggattgatggcggagaaaatattacaattgttattaataaatactatttttgagCAGACAAACTAGAAGTATTTTTCATCGgttgaacatttttataatatgacaATCTATTCTTTTGTGTTCTTTTGGTTCATGGAGAACCACATCCAACCCCGCACATACACatgctttataaaaaaaaaaaattgtcaagttcACTCACACATTTATAATCTAATCCTCGCCGAGTCGCCGGACGGCTGCCAGAAATACCACCTCTACTGCTCACCATCGCTACTCATATACATGTGTGCGCCACTGTAGCATAGCAGGCATAGCAGTGGAAGCAGTGGAAGCAACGtagattgtttttattcattatcttgttaaaagaaaaaagttgtaGTGTTGTGCCCTAGTATATAAGGCAATGGAAAATcatatcaataaacaaataaaataataaaaaaagccatATTGTGCCCAGGGCTAATATTAAAACACTCAGAATAAATGAATTCTGCTTCTATAAATTTGTGGTTCAGCAAAATGGCAGCAGCCGACTCACCAACCGACGACAGTCTTTATCCAATTGCAGTTCTGATCGATGacttataaaatgaaaatttacaagtaagtacaataattattatttttcaaatattaccaaagttttttatgtttgaaaaaaaaaaaataactcgatCTTAGTCAGCAAGTGTTTGTAACAATGAGGTTATAACTGGagcggtttttttttgtattaatttcatcatatcAGTTgacttaaaatttgtttaaaatgtaaatatgatgaacattttattttattacaattaatgaatatatttttattttatagctgcgattaaattcaatcaaaaaacttTCAACGATTGCCTTGGCACTTTGTGCTGAACATACTCGTTGTGAGTTGATACATTTTGTTCCATTGGTACAACGTTTGGCATCTGGTGATTGGTTTACGTCAAGAACATCGACATGTGGTTTAATAAGTGTATCTTATCCACGTGTAAGTACAGCAACATCAGCTGAATCAAGAaatcatttttgtaatttatgtcAAGATGATACACTAATGGGGCGACATTCAGCATCATCAAAATTGGGAGAATTTGCGAAAGTTGTTGaaattgagtatttaaaatctgATTCAATTCTAATGTTTGTTATACTTGCACGAGATGAACAAGATTCTGTTCGTTTATTAGCTGTTGATGCATGTGTTAGTATATTGCAACATTATTACAACGAGAAGATGTTGAACAACGTGTTATGCCAAAATTACGTCAATGTGCTGCTGATTTATCATGGCGTGTACATTATAtgattgatgatgaatttatagATCTTGGAAAAGCCGTTAATTATAAACGTACCACATtccgaaaatataattttagtttttctgaGTCACAAATGTGATggttagtttaaataaatatatttgataaaattgatgaacatATAACATTTCTACATTGTTTTTTAGTAATCTCATGCCGAAttaattactccggcattaatgttatgccggagtaattatTCTGGCATAAGATGAATGCTGAAGAAAATGCTTCGGCATAAAACTAGTGGCGGACtaatttttccgacattactttcatgccggagtatttactccgccatcaatctcatggcggagtaatttttccgccgtCAATCTCATGTCGGAATAATTTTGTCGGCATGAAgttaatgtcggaaaaatgAATCCACCACTAGTTTTATGCCGGAGTTTTTTCTCCTTCACAGATCtaatgccggaataatttctccttcactgatcccatgccagaataatttctccggcacGAATCCTATGCCGGGATAATTCCTCCGCAATCAATCCCATGCCGAAATAATTcctccgccatcaatcccaTGCCGGAACAATTTCTACGGCATgaacctcatgccggaataatttctccgccatcaattccatgccggagtaatttttccgccatcaacttcatgccggaataatttctccgccatcaacctcatgccggaataatttctccgccatcaacctcatgccggaataatttctccgccataaatttcatgccggagtaatttttccgccatcaacttcatgccggaataatttctccgccatcaacctcatgccggaataatttctccgccataaatttcatgccggagtaatttttccgccatcaacttcatgccggaataatttctccgccatcaacctcatgccggaataatttctccgccatcaatttcatgccggagtaatttttccgccatcaacttcatgccggaataatttctccggcatcaacttcatgccggaataatttctccggcacgaatctcatgccggagtaatttctccgccatcaattccatgccggagtaatttttccgccatcaacgtcatgccggaataatttctccgccatcaatttcatgccggagtaatttctccggaaatgggccaaaaacggagaaatgccggagtaatgccggagtaatgccggagtaatgccggaataatgccggagtaatgccggagtaatatttccaccagggaatatcaaaaaaattatcttaaagtcacatatataaaatttttctagctTCTATTATATGGTCTATTCTTTggatatcattttcaaaatacCATTTAATAACTTTATTAGTCAATTATGACCATGAACTTACATGTAAATTGCAACTAATATCTTagtaacactttttttttgcaatgacaataaaaagcacgaatttatttaactctttttcccttttttaaacgcattcttttttaataataaagttaaatataaataatttcaaaaattttatattatgacCGGTCACTCCTCATAGAAATGTTAGACGCCAGCGAATATTTTATGAGTCATAACAACCATAACATGAatgtttgaagaaaaaaaaatatatatgtaaattatacCGTAGAAATTCTTAgtaaaaaacaataagaaGTACAATATTTTAGAGTCGTTTAATCTACCGGCGTTATACTTCTAGTTTATGCTCattatttttgtgtaatttttttttgagcacCATTTTTTGCACGACTCAAATAATCATTTACTTTGTTTAGTTCTTCACCAACAGCATCGCTGCTCATTTTACGGTTATTAATCATCCAATTGTTGAAACATTTTATCAATGCACCTTTTCGATCTTCTTCATAGAGTGTTACTCCAGCCTTAGTGTTTTTTTGAATTCTTGATGTACGAACAGCTAACTCTTCGGGAGACCATAACATATTTGCTACAGTCATAACGTAAAGACTAGGCTTTTGAAGTAGTTGAGCACTATCAAATACAcatgtttttactttttggccATATCCAATGTAGTAAAATTCACGATTCAATACGGATAAAAATTCAGGCTCAGTTTTTACttgtttcaatttatatttgttactctccttgtcatttttttgaatttcttcagcaaatattttttcacttttaatGTGCAATTTGGGGTCTCTTTGAGATGTGTTGACAAAACTAAATTTTGGAATTGAGTCTTCGTCTTCATTTAACGGGTCATTTTCAATCGCcatatcatttatttcttcatcactgtatttgtttatttcatcaacacagaaataattttctttatcaccATAATCTCGATAGTCGTCAGAGTCTTCTtcagttttttcttttgtcgATGAAAAACTTGAGTCATCATCGTCTCTTACATTAACAGAATCTATTTCCATTAGTTctcgaaaactttttttattggcTGACGTctgaaataaaatcaaatacaatttttaatcaagtattgattattaatttagtaCGGGAAGGTTTATTTGTTACCTTTAAAttcgatgatttttttctatttgcaCCAGTCAGTTGATCACCAGCATTATCGGGTTCGCTTGAAGTATTCTTCTTTTGCTTAATAggtataaaaacataaaacaataatataatagttatatcatcacaatatataaaattaaaacctGTAATTTTAATATGCTATGACCTAGGTTACCAACCTTTTGTGCTCTCAATGCAACATCAACAGTATGCTTTGTTACGGGTGTTTGAACATGCTTTCCACCTttgtattttgatatattCTTTGGATCTCTTATGTCACGGCAACACAGTTTCTgtaactcaaaaaattttaacaattatgtATTGTCGAAAACAATGAATATATTGCCAATGTAATGAAGAATAAGccaaaaattttacttttgtttTACTAGAAATTTCAGAACTATCTAGATCTTCATCTGTTGAATGGCCATTGTCTTTCAAATattctttaataattgaagaatCATGGTTTTCCAGAACAGTTTCACCAAGTCGTTTTTTATtctgaaaatatattgttttatgttATTAGTAAACTCTAtgcaagtattaaaaaaaaattatggaacGGACCTTTTTCtggtgttttattattttcttattatcgTCATTATCCATATCATCAATAGTTTTATTCATAAGACTTGAATTTAACTTTGGGACTCGTTGGCGTTTTGAAGTAGTAGCGAGGTCCAATGTTTTTTTGTCTCCTATAAAAGATTTGTAAGTATATGACCAAAGGTCCAAGCATATTTAACTGCAGTCATATTTTTTGGCGTTCCAacttattaaaatgaattaatttatacttaCTACCCAGCATGAGCACTTggcaattgatttttttttctcccaaTTTAAGAacatacactttttttttacgtaattCAGCATTTTTTTGGTTATATTCAGtctcatcaaatttttccaatcgaaatatttcaactgtttgataattttgagTTTTTGGAATATAAACCCGTGCCCAACCATTTGTAGCTTCGCGATCACTACcagacatttttaataaaatttttggatttttagTTTCTTAACGTTCAATTATTggatattaattatcataaaactAAAACAGAAGCCGTGCTAATATATAAACATGGCTGCCTACAGCTGCCTAGCAACTCAAGTGGCGTCCAAGTGGCATCTACAGAAAACGAAAAGTGATACATGttagctgtgttcgatggGTCGTTtcggctcagttccgtctcacttatGGCGCTTTTGTCGTACGGTCAATTAGAGAATTACGGGTAATGGAAAAACCAGCTATAGTCCTCCTTCTTGAgtgtaacaaaaaaatggtGATGTGAATAATTGTCGatattactttaattttatctattaattaaaacatgCCTAAAACGTTGTATAAGAGATATTTACACACTAATTCAGTTGAAGAAGTTCCACgatcaacaaaattttatctgCAACGAAAGAAAAAGTCTTTGCAACAAATTCAGCAGGTAGGAACAAGGTTATAAATTCTATGATATTATTTCagtaaatggttttttttgcTACAAAATAGAATACAactattttctcttttttcatacaaaagtaaatattatttaaaaaaatctttgacATTTTGTATATTAGAAGTTGATACAATatcttaattttaaactttgttGATGATATACAGAGTCAGTTGGAATCAGTTAACGTTGGTCGGGAATATGAAGAGGAAAATCACCTAGCTCATTCTACGTCTAATTATGGACAGTATGCgaattccaatttttttcctaaaaaTTTGAATACATGTGATGCTATTGATATACATGATAGAGGGTGTGGAGAGTGTTTTTTTGAAGAACAAGTAAGTTAAACTTCAGAAAGATCCTGCATAtaactattgtttttttattcaaaataataatatatttgaattcattatttaaaaatattaatagataaatttcaAAACTCGAACTATTTTACAGCATGAAATTTATTCGAATGAAAATCTACCAGACACCAATTATGATGATACGCCAGAAGATGAAGTAAGTATAGGgttttcaaaattttgttGAGTATTTTTGTGGCttgtattgttaattaaaagaaatgaaatttgTAGTGTAGAACTGCACCTTCAAATATACAAGACACCAATGCGAGCAATGACGTGTATTGCGGCAGTGACGATAACGATTTTAATTTGGATAATGAAAAGTATGTGGAGGATGGAATGGATTACAACTCAAATTGTACTTCACAAGATGATGTAAGTATAacggtttttaatttttcttcttcatatatttatgttaatcAGTCGATATTTTAATTACTAGGTATATCATGATTGTAGTGGACCacatgaagatgaagaagaaaacaCTCATAATTCATTTGCGTCCAACACATGCACTGATGATGAAAGTTTTTcaatcttgaataaaaaactatGCTCGTGCACTTCTGCTTCTGTTGCTGATGCTTTAATTATATGCATGGCTTTAGGTATTCGATACTCACTACCATGGATTGCTATCGTCAGTTTTATGAAATCAATCAATACACTATTTAATCGCGATGTTATCCCAGCttcaaagtattttttatttaaacattttcccTGTGACATAGATCgcataaaatatcatttttattgttcaaataATGATTGCAAGCAGTACTTAGGCCTAAAGATAGGGAATTCTACGTGTCCCAGTTGTAATACCCAGTGTAATAGTCAATCAGCTTCTTTTTTCGCAGAACTAGATATAGAATCGCAAATAAGAAATCTTCTAAAAGTTCCagaagtacaaaaaaatttgaattataaaaatgaacgagaaaaaatgaatattagtTCTTATGAGGATATTCAGGATGGAAAAgcttataaaaaattagcaaCAGCTGGGATGCCTCTCGAGGACGAAcgtaatttatcttttattttcaatacagATGGTTGTAATTCGGCTAAATATTCGAAAACGACAGTATGGccaatttatataatgttaaCAGACTTACCTCCTAAACTTCGTGCAAAATACATGTTGCTTGTAGGATTGTGGTcagatataaaaaaaccaGACATGAATagtttctttaaattttttgttcatcaatTTAATCAGCTATCTACTGCTGGtatgaaaatatacaattatggtcgggaatttataattaaagctGTTGTACTTCTTGGTACTGCTGATTCTCCAGCTCGATCAGATTTACTCGGAATGAAAAGGTATAATGCTCGTTATGGATGCATGTACTGCGAAGATCCAACTAAGCGTGTTGGTCGTGTTCGTAAATATGTTATTTCTCGTAAGGTTCCAGTAAAGCGATCTAATTATAAGTTAAAACGATTAATGTATCAAGCTTATAAGAAGAAAACTGTGCTTCGCGGAGTCACTCGGCCATCGTGTCTGATAAACTTAAAGTATTTCGATTTGCCAAAATGCCTGCCCATTGATTATTTACACGCTGTTTTATTAGGAGTTGTGCGCCGAATTTTAGCGAATCAAATTAAATCTTGCAAGTCACCTTTTTACATTGGAAATTCAGTTGATGAATTAAACTCGCGACTAATGTCCATTCAGCCACCGAAAATTATCACAAGAACTCCCAGAGATCTTAATACAATGAAACTTTGGCGGGCAAACGAATTCAGATCAtggcttttattttattcattgccATGCCTAGAAACaattttgccaaaaaaatatctgcGTCATTTTGCTTTACTTGTTTActctataaatattttacttcaaAAATCTATCAGTCAagatgaattgaaaaaagcaaagcatgcgcttataaaatttgttgtaggGGTGCAGAGCTTATACGGAGAATGTGAAATGACATCTAATGTTCATATGCTTCTTCATCTATGTGATGGAGTAGAAAACTGGGGTCCACTTTGGACGAATAATACTTTTTCGTTTGAAAATCAAAACAGATTATTATTAGAAATGATTCAAGGTCCATCCCGAATTGTCCCACAAGTAGTACGTCGTATTTTGATGTATCAGTCGCTACCAAGATTCGCTAGTCTGTATCCTATTCAACATAACACACAGAAATTATGCAATGATATATTTCATACCGAGTtggctttttttaaatcttacgaaaaatttgttttgattGGATCTGGAAAAGATTATTGTTTAAGCGAGAAAGAAATTTTAGCGTATAAAACTACCACTGCACAATGTTtgtcatatgaaaaaattatttgtaatagcATAAGGTTTACTACTTGTTCTTattctttgaataaaaaaatcaatgattcTATAGTAGAATTAAAAGATGGGACTATTGGAAGGATTTCAAAAATTTGCGAATTTCGagacaaaaattttaagaatgttgtaatatttgtaaatactttcaaaattgataaaaaaccgTTCATGACTGTTGACAACTTCAAAATTGATCATATTAAGAGATGTATAATTGAAGAACAAAAATTGTTAGCAATATCTCCGGAACAGCTGCTCAAAACTTGTATACTTATGaaatttgagaaaaaccaAATGTACATATCTCAAATTCCGTTTGGCTGTTTCCATGACTAAAAATAAGactattatcatattattattagtattattgtAGTTATTCATCATTGATATAaccagtaataaaaaaaaattgaatcataTCTAAATGAATGTAAGACGTCTTTTATCCGTAAATTCCGTTTACTATAGCTGCCTGTATGTATATCAGAAATCTACCTTCAAAACTAGTTGACATAGCTGTTGATTATGAGCATatgtttcataaatttttgcCATATTCTGTAATGTTCTGACATAATTTTTAGATGCCAGAATATGGCATTTTCTGGCAAATAGATTTTGTCGGAATATGGCAAaatatggcatattctggCATAATTTTTAGATGCCAGAATATGGCATTTTCTGGCGAATAAGTTTTGTCGGAATATGGCAAaata is part of the Aphidius gifuensis isolate YNYX2018 linkage group LG1, ASM1490517v1, whole genome shotgun sequence genome and harbors:
- the LOC122847753 gene encoding uncharacterized protein LOC122847753, which codes for MLGRDKKTLDLATTSKRQRVPKLNSSLMNKTIDDMDNDDNKKIIKHQKKNKKRLGETVLENHDSSIIKEYLKDNGHSTDEDLDSSEISSKTKKLCCRDIRDPKNISKYKGGKHVQTPVTKHTVDVALRAQKQKKNTSSEPDNAGDQLTGANRKKSSNLKTSANKKSFRELMEIDSVNVRDDDDSSFSSTKEKTEEDSDDYRDYGDKENYFCVDEINKYSDEEINDMAIENDPLNEDEDSIPKFSFVNTSQRDPKLHIKSEKIFAEEIQKNDKESNKYKLKQVKTEPEFLSVLNREFYYIGYGQKVKTCVFDSAQLLQKPSLYVMTVANMLWSPEELAVRTSRIQKNTKAGVTLYEEDRKGALIKCFNNWMINNRKMSSDAVGEELNKVNDYLSRAKNGAQKKITQK